The proteins below are encoded in one region of Candidatus Poribacteria bacterium:
- a CDS encoding BatA and WFA domain-containing protein, translating into MNFLSPTSLFLFGLAIPIVALYILRLRRRREPVSTLMFWEELFRERQTTSLFQRLKHLLSLLLQLLFLALLVLAVARPQFAFLTKSARQLVLIIDRSASMNAVEDSEGRTRLESAKQRALQTVDGLRFMDEMTVISSHTQPVIHSPFTNHQRSLREAINAIKPTDISTDLEPAFDLASAIAQTKPNPEIVIFSDFQSVSESLLVKLNSKVEQDKDTEEPDSEIKHRLVRIGEAKNNVGITQFRVRKSLVNPFDYETLLRVVNASEEERQFNVELYFKEDLFDVRPYTLAPGESKSEIFSNFTFEGGELKAVLDIEDALSTDNVAYAALPKRERISVLLVTEENPFLEKALAVDEQLDLSVVTPAAYESSAPLESHDSEGKRAYQVVIFDRYSPPTLGDGNYMFIYPPAGSSSLETSGTELKWNIGASLETPIITDWERTHPILRHVHLENVQIGEAYQITPPATAEVLARSFESPVLFVDVAPNRKIVFAAIDILQSDLPLRIAFPVIIANTIQWFQQRTGIQEYYLQTGEVLQQRIEPLSEADSPQDVPRSVTITGPGDETWEMPIEQGEILFDQTQRAGFYELKLANGSLSEATTPTREEDSPLEAAASAEEENDGILWAVNLADEMESHIGTDAAIEDLLEESVLPSGAALLHYPPWVYLVFLAVGLSVVEWFLYQRRRID; encoded by the coding sequence ATGAATTTCTTATCCCCGACCTCACTTTTTCTATTTGGGCTGGCTATTCCGATTGTCGCACTGTACATCCTCAGGCTGCGGCGGCGACGCGAACCTGTCTCCACACTGATGTTCTGGGAGGAACTTTTCAGAGAGAGACAGACGACCTCACTGTTTCAGAGACTGAAGCATCTCCTATCGCTCCTGCTGCAGCTCCTGTTTCTGGCACTTTTGGTACTTGCTGTGGCGCGACCGCAGTTCGCGTTTCTAACGAAGTCGGCTCGGCAGCTCGTATTGATTATTGACCGGTCAGCGAGCATGAACGCCGTTGAGGATTCCGAGGGACGCACGCGGTTGGAATCTGCTAAGCAGCGTGCACTGCAAACAGTAGATGGTCTCCGTTTCATGGACGAAATGACTGTGATTAGTTCCCATACGCAACCTGTAATTCACAGTCCATTTACCAATCACCAGAGATCACTGCGGGAGGCGATTAACGCAATCAAGCCAACCGACATCAGCACGGACCTTGAGCCAGCATTTGATTTAGCATCCGCGATTGCCCAAACGAAGCCCAATCCCGAAATCGTTATCTTCAGCGATTTCCAGTCTGTTTCCGAATCGCTGCTTGTTAAACTCAATAGTAAAGTAGAACAGGACAAGGATACCGAAGAACCAGACTCAGAAATCAAGCACCGTCTGGTCAGGATAGGAGAAGCGAAAAATAATGTCGGTATCACGCAGTTCCGCGTCCGAAAGAGTCTCGTCAACCCTTTTGATTACGAAACGCTTTTGCGCGTCGTGAATGCCTCAGAGGAGGAGCGACAGTTCAACGTTGAACTCTATTTCAAGGAGGACCTCTTTGACGTGCGTCCCTACACGCTTGCGCCGGGCGAAAGCAAATCCGAGATTTTTAGCAACTTTACATTTGAAGGCGGAGAACTCAAAGCCGTTTTGGATATTGAAGACGCACTCTCCACGGACAACGTTGCTTATGCGGCACTCCCGAAGCGTGAGCGTATCTCTGTTCTGCTGGTGACAGAGGAGAATCCATTTCTTGAAAAAGCACTCGCCGTTGATGAACAGCTTGATCTCAGCGTTGTCACACCAGCGGCGTATGAATCCTCTGCACCACTTGAAAGCCATGACTCGGAAGGCAAGCGTGCCTATCAGGTCGTCATCTTTGACCGATACAGTCCGCCGACCCTTGGCGATGGAAATTACATGTTTATCTATCCACCGGCTGGTTCTTCATCTTTAGAAACTTCCGGCACGGAACTGAAATGGAACATCGGGGCATCCTTGGAAACACCGATTATCACGGATTGGGAGCGGACACACCCAATTCTACGGCATGTTCATCTTGAGAACGTTCAGATCGGTGAGGCGTATCAGATTACGCCACCGGCGACAGCAGAGGTGCTTGCCCGTTCATTTGAGTCACCTGTGTTGTTTGTTGACGTTGCACCGAACCGGAAAATTGTCTTCGCAGCCATTGATATTCTGCAATCTGATCTGCCGCTTCGCATTGCCTTTCCTGTGATTATTGCCAACACGATTCAGTGGTTTCAACAGCGTACGGGGATCCAAGAATACTATCTCCAAACAGGGGAAGTCCTACAACAGCGGATTGAACCGCTATCGGAAGCGGATTCACCCCAAGACGTGCCGAGAAGTGTAACAATCACGGGACCTGGAGATGAGACGTGGGAGATGCCTATTGAGCAGGGTGAGATACTTTTTGATCAAACGCAACGTGCCGGTTTTTATGAACTGAAACTTGCGAATGGATCGTTATCGGAGGCAACCACACCTACAAGAGAGGAGGATTCCCCATTGGAAGCAGCCGCTTCTGCAGAGGAAGAGAATGACGGAATTTTGTGGGCAGTCAATCTCGCTGATGAAATGGAGTCACACATCGGGACAGACGCAGCAATTGAGGACCTGCTCGAAGAATCGGTGTTACCGAGCGGTGCTGCGCTTTTGCACTATCCACCGTGGGTTTATTTGGTATTCCTCGCTGTCGGATTGAGTGTTGTCGAATGGTTTTTATATCAACGGAGGCGAATCGATTAA
- a CDS encoding VWA domain-containing protein, with translation MEITRPLLLLLLLFLPALYYGYRRSLVDLSRTQRVISLVVRIIIVVLLILSVADVQYLKTDDKLAVMFLADISDSISDDGLTKATDYVNEALKSRDGNQQSGLIAFTDKAEVVQALLKNGDEPDAELKLTEVKQAWLETDEDAGDTTNIAQAIETAWGTFPANANKRIVLITDGVETQGDAVHTALRGKDFGIQIDTVPLYPSDEPEVMVQRLDMPAQVKQGAPFNVEVLIHSNHEDVAEIRLFKNKFEVAKQEARLEEGENRVVFTQTAMDSGTLTYDALCRSTKDTRYDNNRALGIVSVSGKPKVLLIDENESQARYLTRALEDAKIRVDVRNGLGVPNELADLQNYELVIFSNVPANRLTQNQMELIRTYVQDLGGGFMMLGSENSFGLGGYYKTPIETILPVHTDTEKKKETPSLAMVLVIDKSGSMGGIKIELAKAAARATVELLGKRDKIGVVAFDGSPFWIAEMHDASDKLYLSDQIGSITASGGTNLYPALEQAYFALTETTAKLKHVIVLSDGQSQDGDWYGIASSMRNERITISTVGIGSGADMNLLGNLANWGGGRDYFTQDPYSIPQIFAKETVTASKSAIIDEPFIPQRIKPTQVLSGIDLELAPFLLGYVATQPRPTAEVFLVSDRGDPLLASWQYGLGKSVAFTSDAKARWASDWLDWGGYGKFWTQLVRDTMRKATLSNFQAEIRKEKGIAHLAIDALDDAGDFLNQLENDISLISPDLKKKQLAVTQTAPGRYELDFPTKDVGPYFLNVMQKQAGEVVNTQVTGTVVSYPQEYLVHNANDALLTQLAAVSGGKFNASAEDAFRPPEEQVALRIHLWRPFLIAALFLLLVDIALRRVDFKRA, from the coding sequence ATGGAAATTACACGCCCACTTTTACTTTTACTGCTACTTTTCTTACCGGCTCTTTACTACGGTTACCGGCGGAGCCTCGTGGATTTGTCACGGACGCAGCGAGTCATTAGTTTGGTTGTTCGGATTATCATTGTCGTCCTGCTGATTCTGAGCGTTGCCGATGTCCAGTACCTGAAGACAGATGATAAATTGGCGGTTATGTTTTTGGCGGACATTTCGGATAGTATCTCGGACGATGGGTTGACGAAAGCGACGGATTATGTCAACGAAGCACTGAAATCACGAGACGGGAACCAGCAAAGTGGTCTCATCGCATTTACGGACAAAGCGGAGGTCGTTCAAGCATTACTGAAAAATGGAGATGAGCCTGATGCTGAATTGAAACTCACTGAAGTCAAGCAGGCGTGGCTGGAGACGGATGAGGACGCGGGTGATACAACGAACATCGCACAGGCAATTGAGACTGCATGGGGAACTTTCCCCGCAAATGCGAATAAGCGTATCGTCCTTATCACGGATGGTGTTGAGACACAGGGGGACGCTGTTCACACTGCACTTCGTGGGAAGGATTTCGGCATACAAATCGACACGGTGCCGCTATATCCGAGCGATGAACCGGAGGTCATGGTTCAAAGACTTGATATGCCAGCACAGGTCAAACAGGGTGCGCCGTTCAATGTAGAGGTGCTCATCCACAGCAACCATGAAGATGTAGCAGAGATCCGACTCTTCAAGAACAAATTCGAGGTGGCTAAACAGGAGGCTCGGCTTGAAGAGGGTGAAAATCGGGTAGTGTTTACCCAAACGGCTATGGACAGCGGCACGCTTACTTACGATGCGCTCTGCCGATCCACCAAAGATACGCGCTACGACAATAACCGTGCACTCGGCATCGTTTCGGTCTCTGGTAAACCGAAAGTGCTGCTCATCGATGAAAACGAGTCGCAAGCCCGTTATCTGACACGCGCGCTTGAAGATGCCAAAATTCGCGTTGATGTCCGTAACGGATTGGGCGTACCGAATGAACTCGCAGATTTGCAAAACTATGAACTCGTTATTTTCAGCAATGTGCCCGCTAACCGGCTCACCCAAAATCAGATGGAACTTATCCGCACCTACGTACAAGACCTCGGCGGCGGCTTCATGATGCTCGGCAGCGAAAACAGTTTCGGACTCGGTGGCTATTACAAAACGCCAATCGAAACGATTTTGCCTGTCCACACGGATACAGAGAAGAAAAAAGAAACGCCTTCTTTGGCAATGGTCTTGGTTATTGACAAATCTGGGAGTATGGGTGGCATTAAGATTGAGTTAGCAAAAGCCGCAGCGCGTGCCACCGTTGAACTGCTTGGGAAACGTGATAAAATAGGGGTTGTTGCCTTTGATGGTTCCCCGTTCTGGATTGCGGAGATGCATGATGCTTCGGACAAATTGTACCTCTCCGATCAGATCGGTTCAATCACCGCGAGTGGTGGCACGAATCTCTATCCGGCACTTGAGCAGGCGTATTTCGCCCTGACGGAGACGACAGCGAAACTCAAGCACGTCATCGTCCTCAGCGATGGACAGTCACAAGATGGGGACTGGTACGGTATTGCCAGTTCTATGCGGAACGAACGTATCACGATCTCAACGGTCGGCATCGGGAGTGGTGCTGACATGAACCTCCTTGGCAACCTCGCTAACTGGGGTGGTGGACGGGATTACTTTACGCAGGACCCGTATAGCATCCCACAGATTTTCGCGAAGGAGACTGTTACGGCTTCCAAATCTGCAATTATTGACGAACCTTTCATACCGCAGCGTATCAAGCCCACTCAGGTCTTGAGCGGAATAGATCTTGAACTCGCACCCTTTCTGCTCGGTTATGTTGCTACGCAGCCGCGTCCGACGGCTGAAGTCTTCCTTGTTTCCGACCGCGGTGATCCGCTACTGGCAAGTTGGCAGTATGGTTTGGGGAAATCTGTCGCGTTTACCTCTGATGCTAAAGCACGTTGGGCTTCGGATTGGTTGGATTGGGGCGGCTATGGCAAGTTCTGGACGCAATTGGTGCGTGATACAATGCGGAAGGCGACGCTCAGCAATTTTCAGGCGGAAATCAGGAAGGAGAAGGGGATTGCGCATCTCGCTATTGATGCGCTTGACGACGCGGGAGATTTCCTGAATCAACTGGAAAACGATATTTCCCTTATTTCGCCCGATCTCAAGAAGAAACAACTCGCTGTTACACAAACCGCTCCTGGGCGATATGAACTCGATTTTCCGACGAAAGACGTTGGGCCCTATTTCCTGAATGTCATGCAAAAACAGGCAGGCGAAGTCGTCAATACGCAAGTTACCGGCACTGTCGTTTCTTACCCACAGGAATATCTCGTTCATAACGCCAATGACGCGCTTCTTACACAACTCGCTGCGGTATCGGGTGGAAAATTCAACGCTTCAGCCGAGGACGCGTTCCGTCCCCCTGAAGAGCAAGTCGCGCTGCGTATCCATCTATGGCGACCGTTCCTCATCGCTGCCCTATTTCTATTGCTCGTGGATATTGCGTTGCGTCGCGTTGATTTCAAGCGCGCCTAA
- a CDS encoding AAA family ATPase, whose product MNITQFIMEEVRCFSERQTLEIRPLTFLVGENSTGKTTTLACFHVLANYLRGNGVDFNLAPYSMGTFRDIVRNSRKRDKVFKLGFTHKYGNENVEPTFEFVEKKEGFEPTVSSVTVKFSNGTIVFNKIKGELEWMKHLTTFDVKRNQYWIDCRNDVFTRLFLDISLDSLKGQIEGRTALAKYLKALGNAASIVYQPWDIWDTISIFSTSPIRSRPKRTYDPTREFDDPEGSDVPMYLMRIEATDEQNWEALKTQLVEFGRNSGLFENIDVKNFGRSLGAPFQLQVKVRGPKANITDVGYGVSQILPILVQILNPSISKNVRRDPMQSFFSLLQQPEIHLHPKAQAEFSSLLVKLANKGNQSFIIETHSDYMIDRARIEIRKGNIRPEDVSLIYFEPKGNIVNVHNIGFDKEANLINVPPHYRDFFLKESKRLMGFED is encoded by the coding sequence ATGAACATTACCCAATTCATAATGGAAGAGGTCCGTTGTTTCAGTGAACGCCAGACACTTGAAATTCGACCGTTGACTTTTTTGGTCGGGGAAAACAGTACTGGTAAGACGACAACACTTGCCTGTTTCCATGTATTAGCAAATTATTTGCGGGGTAATGGTGTAGATTTTAATTTAGCCCCCTATTCCATGGGGACCTTCAGAGACATTGTCAGAAACAGTCGAAAAAGAGACAAAGTTTTTAAACTTGGATTCACTCATAAATATGGCAATGAAAATGTTGAACCAACATTTGAATTTGTTGAGAAAAAGGAAGGATTTGAACCCACGGTGAGTTCGGTCACAGTGAAATTCAGTAACGGAACAATCGTTTTTAATAAAATTAAAGGTGAATTGGAATGGATGAAGCACTTAACCACCTTTGATGTAAAACGAAATCAATATTGGATAGATTGTAGAAATGATGTTTTCACCAGACTCTTCCTTGATATCTCCTTAGATTCACTAAAAGGGCAAATTGAAGGAAGAACTGCCTTAGCAAAATATTTGAAAGCACTTGGAAATGCGGCAAGCATCGTCTATCAGCCATGGGATATATGGGACACCATATCCATATTTAGCACTTCACCTATTCGCTCACGTCCTAAACGAACTTACGATCCGACAAGGGAATTTGATGATCCAGAAGGCAGCGATGTTCCGATGTATTTAATGCGGATTGAAGCGACCGACGAGCAGAATTGGGAAGCGTTAAAAACACAATTAGTTGAGTTTGGTAGGAATTCTGGATTGTTTGAGAACATAGATGTAAAAAACTTTGGACGCTCCTTGGGTGCTCCATTCCAACTACAGGTCAAAGTACGTGGTCCTAAAGCAAATATCACTGATGTCGGCTACGGGGTCAGTCAGATTCTACCAATTTTAGTGCAGATTTTAAATCCGAGTATTTCTAAGAATGTTCGGCGTGATCCAATGCAGTCATTTTTTTCTTTATTACAACAACCTGAAATTCACTTGCATCCAAAAGCACAGGCAGAATTTTCTTCTTTGTTGGTGAAATTGGCTAACAAGGGCAATCAGTCATTCATTATTGAGACACATAGCGATTATATGATTGATCGTGCACGCATTGAGATCAGAAAGGGAAATATCCGTCCAGAAGATGTGTCCTTGATCTATTTTGAACCCAAAGGAAATATTGTCAATGTCCATAATATCGGTTTTGATAAGGAGGCGAATCTAATCAATGTTCCACCACATTATAGGGATTTTTTTCTAAAAGAATCTAAACGACTTATGGGGTTTGAAGATTAG